In a single window of the Vitis vinifera cultivar Pinot Noir 40024 chromosome 6, ASM3070453v1 genome:
- the LOC100244935 gene encoding origin of replication complex subunit 1 isoform X1: MAETPRKSFHSPRKAHKPSPSTPIIPQTPQTVTPSRSSRQVSSPDPSDLRRSSRRSSLQFLEPEKRSSKATKYVKKGERSKLPVTPDVSEARKRKSPDEGNVVTRARVSRNAGLMRKKRVYYKKVVYDGGEFAVGDDVYVKRRENASSDDEELQVEECRVCFKSGRAVMIECDDCLGGFHLKCLKPRLKEVPEGDWICQFCEARKLGKEVVLPKPPKGKKRKRTAREKLLSSDLWTAHIENIWKEVDGTYWFRGRWYIIPEETAAGRQSHNLRRELYRTNDFADIEMESIIRLCYVMSPKEFTKANNEGDDIFLCEYEYDIHWHSFKRLAEINNGEEGNEEADNDVDWDYGKDSGSDTEEDMEYEEENVNNLPSGPSPAHAVAANSWKGRIFGLKKIGTKKIPGHVRCHKQTELERAKATLLLATLPKSLPCRTKEMEEITAFIKGAICNDQCLGRCLYIHGVPGTGKTMSVLSVMRNLRSEVDAGSIKPYCFVDINGLKLASPENIYRVIYEALSGHRVGWKKALHLLNERFADESKIAKEEIRPCILLIDELDLLVTRNQSVLYNILDWPTKPHSKLIVIGIANTMDLPEKLLPRISSRMGIQRLCFGPYNYQQLQEIISSRLKGIDAFERQAIEFASRKVAAISGDARRALEICRRAAELADYHIKKLTSPPDSSSEACGIFG; this comes from the exons ATGGCTGAAACCCCCCGAAAATCCTTCCATTCCCCCAGAAAAGCCCATAAACCCTCTCCTTCAACTCCCATCATCCCTCAAACGCCGCAAACCGTAACTCCTAGTCGATCCTCGCGCCAAGTCTCAAGCCCAGATCCATCAGATCTTCGCCGTTCATCTCGCCGGTCGTCCCTGCAATTCTTGGAACCTGAAAAGCGCTCTTCAAAAGCCACAAAATATGTGAAAAAGGGTGAAAGATCGAAGCTTCCGGTCACTCCTGATGTGTCAGAGGCGCGGAAGAGGAAGAGCCCTGATGAGGGAAATGTGGTGACTAGGGCTAGGGTTTCGAGGAATGCGGGTTTGATGCGGAAGAAGCGGGTTTATTACAAGAAGGTTGTGTATGATGGGGGTGAATTTGCGGTGGGCGATGATGTGTATgtgaaaagaagggaaaatgcGAGCTCGGATGATGAAGAATTGCAAGTGGAGGAGTGTAGGGTATGCTTCAAGTCTGGAAGGGCTGTGATGATTGAGTGTGATGATTGTCTGGGTGGGTTTCATTTGAAGTGTTTGAAACCTCGGCTGAAGGAGGTTCCAGAAGGGGATTGGATATGCCAGTTTTGCGAGGCCCGGAAATTGGGTAAGGAAGTTGTGCTTCCAAAGCCACCCAAAGGGAAGAAACGGAAGAGAACTGCAAGGGAGAAGCTTCTTTCCAGTGATTTATGGACGGCTCATATTGAAAA TATATGGAAAGAAGTGGATGGTACTTACTGGTTTCGTGGGCGATGGTATATCATCCCTGAAGAGACTGCAGCTGGAAGACAGTCGCATAATCTAAGAAGGGAGCTTTATAGGACAAATGATTTTGCTGACATTGAg ATGGAATCCATCATTAGGCTTTGCTATGTAATGAGCCCAAAAGAATTTACCAAGGCCAATAATGAAGGtgatgatattttcttatgtgaATATGAATATGACATACATTGGCACAGTTTCAAGCGTCTTGCAGAGATCAATAATGGTGAAGAA GGCAATGAAGAAGCTGACAATGATGTAGATTGGGATTATGGAAAGGACTCAGGCTCTGATACTGAAGAAGACATGGAatatgaagaggaaaatgtgAACAATTTACCCAGTGGACCATCCCCAGCTCATGCAGTTGCTGCA AATTCGTGGAAGGGAAGGATCTTTGGGCTAAAGAAAATTGGGACAAAGAAAATTCCAGGGCATGTGAGATGCCACAAGCAGACTGAACTTGAAAGAGCAAAAGCAACACTTCTGTTGGCAACTTTGCCCAAGTCTCTACCTTGCAGGACTAA GGAAATGGAAGAGATAACTGCATTTATAAAAGGTGCCATCTGCAATGATCAATGTTTGGGACGTTGCCTGTACATTCATGGTGTTCCTGGAACTGGCAAG ACAATGAGTGTACTTTCAGTAATGAGAAATCTAAGGTCTGAAGTTGATGCAGGAAGCATAAAACCCTACTGTTTTGTGGATATTAATGGTCTAAAATTGGCATCACCAGAGAACATTTACAGG GTTATATATGAGGCATTAAGTGGTCATAGGGTTGGTTGGAAAAAGGCTCTTCACTTGCTAAATGAGCGATTTGCAGATGAAAGCAAAATTGCCAAAGAGGAGATCCGGCCTTGTATTCTACTTATTGATGAACTTGATCTTCTCGTAACCAGAAATCAGTCG GTTCTGTACAACATTCTTGATTGGCCTACTAAGCCACATTCCAAATTGATCGTGATAG GGATAGCAAATACCATGGATCTTCCAGAGAAGTTGCTTCCCCGTATTTCAAGCCGAATGGGTATTCAAAGGCTTTGTTTTGGGCCCTATAATTATCAACAGTTACAAGAAATCATTTCAAGTCGTCTTAAAGGAATTGATGCATTTGAAAGGCAAGCTATAGAATTTGCTTCAAGAAAG GTGGCAGCTATTTCTGGAGATGCACGTCGTGCTTTGGAGATATGTAGGCGTGCAGCAGAACTTGCAGATTATCATATTAAAAAGCTAACTTCACCTCCTGATTCTTCTTCTGAAG CATGTGGTATATTTGGTTAG
- the LOC100244935 gene encoding origin of replication complex subunit 1B isoform X2, with protein MAETPRKSFHSPRKAHKPSPSTPIIPQTPQTVTPSRSSRQVSSPDPSDLRRSSRRSSLQFLEPEKRSSKATKYVKKGERSKLPVTPDVSEARKRKSPDEGNVVTRARVSRNAGLMRKKRVYYKKVVYDGGEFAVGDDVYVKRRENASSDDEELQVEECRVCFKSGRAVMIECDDCLGGFHLKCLKPRLKEVPEGDWICQFCEARKLGKEVVLPKPPKGKKRKRTAREKLLSSDLWTAHIENIWKEVDGTYWFRGRWYIIPEETAAGRQSHNLRRELYRTNDFADIEMESIIRLCYVMSPKEFTKANNEGDDIFLCEYEYDIHWHSFKRLAEINNGEEGNEEADNDVDWDYGKDSGSDTEEDMEYEEENVNNLPSGPSPAHAVAANSWKGRIFGLKKIGTKKIPGHVRCHKQTELERAKATLLLATLPKSLPCRTKEMEEITAFIKGAICNDQCLGRCLYIHGVPGTGKTMSVLSVMRNLRSEVDAGSIKPYCFVDINGLKLASPENIYRVIYEALSGHRVGWKKALHLLNERFADESKIAKEEIRPCILLIDELDLLVTRNQSVLYNILDWPTKPHSKLIVIGIANTMDLPEKLLPRISSRMGIQRLCFGPYNYQQLQEIISSRLKGIDAFERQAIEFASRKVAAISGDARRALEICRRAAELADYHIKKLTSPPDSSSEGKALVGMAEVEAAIQEMFQAPQIQVMKSSSKLSKIFLVAMVHELYQTGMAETTFKKLSVTVSCLCTSNGEKFPGWDTLLRVGCKLGECRIILCEAGAKHRLQKLQLNFPSDDVAFALKDDKELPWLAKYL; from the exons ATGGCTGAAACCCCCCGAAAATCCTTCCATTCCCCCAGAAAAGCCCATAAACCCTCTCCTTCAACTCCCATCATCCCTCAAACGCCGCAAACCGTAACTCCTAGTCGATCCTCGCGCCAAGTCTCAAGCCCAGATCCATCAGATCTTCGCCGTTCATCTCGCCGGTCGTCCCTGCAATTCTTGGAACCTGAAAAGCGCTCTTCAAAAGCCACAAAATATGTGAAAAAGGGTGAAAGATCGAAGCTTCCGGTCACTCCTGATGTGTCAGAGGCGCGGAAGAGGAAGAGCCCTGATGAGGGAAATGTGGTGACTAGGGCTAGGGTTTCGAGGAATGCGGGTTTGATGCGGAAGAAGCGGGTTTATTACAAGAAGGTTGTGTATGATGGGGGTGAATTTGCGGTGGGCGATGATGTGTATgtgaaaagaagggaaaatgcGAGCTCGGATGATGAAGAATTGCAAGTGGAGGAGTGTAGGGTATGCTTCAAGTCTGGAAGGGCTGTGATGATTGAGTGTGATGATTGTCTGGGTGGGTTTCATTTGAAGTGTTTGAAACCTCGGCTGAAGGAGGTTCCAGAAGGGGATTGGATATGCCAGTTTTGCGAGGCCCGGAAATTGGGTAAGGAAGTTGTGCTTCCAAAGCCACCCAAAGGGAAGAAACGGAAGAGAACTGCAAGGGAGAAGCTTCTTTCCAGTGATTTATGGACGGCTCATATTGAAAA TATATGGAAAGAAGTGGATGGTACTTACTGGTTTCGTGGGCGATGGTATATCATCCCTGAAGAGACTGCAGCTGGAAGACAGTCGCATAATCTAAGAAGGGAGCTTTATAGGACAAATGATTTTGCTGACATTGAg ATGGAATCCATCATTAGGCTTTGCTATGTAATGAGCCCAAAAGAATTTACCAAGGCCAATAATGAAGGtgatgatattttcttatgtgaATATGAATATGACATACATTGGCACAGTTTCAAGCGTCTTGCAGAGATCAATAATGGTGAAGAA GGCAATGAAGAAGCTGACAATGATGTAGATTGGGATTATGGAAAGGACTCAGGCTCTGATACTGAAGAAGACATGGAatatgaagaggaaaatgtgAACAATTTACCCAGTGGACCATCCCCAGCTCATGCAGTTGCTGCA AATTCGTGGAAGGGAAGGATCTTTGGGCTAAAGAAAATTGGGACAAAGAAAATTCCAGGGCATGTGAGATGCCACAAGCAGACTGAACTTGAAAGAGCAAAAGCAACACTTCTGTTGGCAACTTTGCCCAAGTCTCTACCTTGCAGGACTAA GGAAATGGAAGAGATAACTGCATTTATAAAAGGTGCCATCTGCAATGATCAATGTTTGGGACGTTGCCTGTACATTCATGGTGTTCCTGGAACTGGCAAG ACAATGAGTGTACTTTCAGTAATGAGAAATCTAAGGTCTGAAGTTGATGCAGGAAGCATAAAACCCTACTGTTTTGTGGATATTAATGGTCTAAAATTGGCATCACCAGAGAACATTTACAGG GTTATATATGAGGCATTAAGTGGTCATAGGGTTGGTTGGAAAAAGGCTCTTCACTTGCTAAATGAGCGATTTGCAGATGAAAGCAAAATTGCCAAAGAGGAGATCCGGCCTTGTATTCTACTTATTGATGAACTTGATCTTCTCGTAACCAGAAATCAGTCG GTTCTGTACAACATTCTTGATTGGCCTACTAAGCCACATTCCAAATTGATCGTGATAG GGATAGCAAATACCATGGATCTTCCAGAGAAGTTGCTTCCCCGTATTTCAAGCCGAATGGGTATTCAAAGGCTTTGTTTTGGGCCCTATAATTATCAACAGTTACAAGAAATCATTTCAAGTCGTCTTAAAGGAATTGATGCATTTGAAAGGCAAGCTATAGAATTTGCTTCAAGAAAG GTGGCAGCTATTTCTGGAGATGCACGTCGTGCTTTGGAGATATGTAGGCGTGCAGCAGAACTTGCAGATTATCATATTAAAAAGCTAACTTCACCTCCTGATTCTTCTTCTGAAG GAAAAGCTCTTGTTGGAATGGCAGAGGTAGAAGCAGCCATACAGGAAATGTTCCAGGCACCTCAAATTCAA GTGATGAAGAGTAGCTCAAAGCTGAGTAAAATCTTCTTGGTAGCAATGGTGCATGAACTCTATCAAACAGGAATGGCAGAGACTACTTTTAAAAAG TTGTCAGTGACTGTTTCATGCCTCTGTACAAGCAATGGAGAAAAGTTCCCTGGATGGGACACACTCTTGAGAGTTGG TTGTAAGCTTGGTGAATGCAGAATCATTCTATGTGAAGCAGGAGCTAAGCATAGGTTGCAGAAGTTGCAGCTCAATTTTCCAAG TGATGATGTAGCATTTGCACTCAAAGATGACAAGGAACTACCTTGGTTAGCTAAGTATTTGTGA
- the LOC100253650 gene encoding aldehyde dehydrogenase family 3 member F1 isoform X1, which yields MAEIENLEPDLEELRESYRSGKTKEASWRKSQLKGLLTLLKEQEKDIFKALEQDLGKHYAESYRDEVGTLTKSVNLALSSLKDWMSSRKAKLPIATFPSTAEVFPEPLGLVLIISSWNFPFGLSLEPVIGAIAAGNSVVLKPSELAPASSSLLAKTIPTYLDKKAVKVIEGGAAVGEHLLRCKWDKIFFTGNPRVGRVVMTAAANHLTPVTLELGGKCPAIFDSFSSSWDKEMVIKRVLGGKFGACAGQACIAIDYILVQEGFAPTLLELLRNMTKKMFGENPRETKSMARIINKKHFLRLKNILDDPSVQSCIVHGGGVDEDNLFIEPTILMNPPLKASIMTDEIFGPLLPIITLKKIEDSIEFINSRPKALAIYVFTKNETLKRRIISETSSGSVTFNDAIIQYAADTIPFGGVGESGFGRYHGKFSFDTFTHEKAILRRSLLTEFWFRFPPWNDFKLALTKSAYRFDYFEFLLVLLGLKKNS from the exons ATGGCTGAAATAGAGAATTTGGAACCGGATTTGGAGGAGCTGAGGGAGAGCTACAGGAGTGGCAAAACAAAGGAAGCCTCATGGAGGAAGTCACAACTCAAGGGTTTGCTCACTCTCCTCAAGGAACAGGAAAAGGATATCTTTAAGGCCCTTGAGCAAGATCTAGGCAAACATTATGCCGAGTCCTACAGAGATGAG GTGGGAACCCTAACAAAATCTGTGAATCTTGCATTGAGTTCCTTGAAAGACTGGATGTCAAGCAGAAAG GCTAAATTACCAATAGCTACATTCCCCTCAACAGCAGAAGTGTTTCCAGAGCCTCTTGGCCTTGTTCTCATTATCTCTTCTTGGAATTTTCCCTTTG GGCTGTCCCTGGAACCAGTGATTGGAGCAATAGCAGCAGGAAACTCAGTAGTTCTAAAGCCTTCAGAGCTGGCTCCAGCCAGCTCTTCTCTTCTAGCAAAAACCATTCCTACTTACCTAGACAAAAAAGCTGTCAAGGTCATCGAGGGCGGGGCCGCCGTTGGCGAACATCTCCTCCGCTGTAAATGGGACAAGATCTTCTTCACAG GAAACCCCCGAGTGGGACGTGTTGTAATGACTGCAGCTGCTAATCATCTAACGCCTGTTACATTGGAGCTGGGTGGAAAATGTCCAGccatatttgattcattttcaagTTCTTGGGACAAAGAG ATGGTGATAAAACGAGTTCTTGGAGGGAAATTCGGGGCCTGCGCCGGTCAAGCATGCATAGCGATCGATTACATCCTAGTCCAAGAAGGATTTGCACCCACCTTG CTAGAATTGTTGAGGAACATGACCAAGAAAATGTTTGGTGAAAACCCTAGAGAAACAAAAAGCATGGCAAggataatcaacaaaaaacatttcttaagGCTGAAGAACATTCTTGATGATCCCTCAGTCCAATCTTGTATTGTCCATGGCGGTGGGGTGGATGAAGACAACTT GTTCATCGAGCCAACGATCTTGATGAATCCTCCTCTCAAAGCTTCCATTATGACCGACGAAATCTTCGGTCCATTGCTTCCTATAATTACA TTAAAGAAGATTGAAGACAGCATTGAGTTCATAAACTCAAGGCCTAAAGCACTAGCCATTTATGTCTTcaccaaaaatgaaactttGAAGAGAAGGATAATCTCCGAGACATCATCGGGAAGCGTGACCTTCAACGATGCAATCATTCAG taTGCAGCAGACACCATCCCTTTTGGAGGCGTTGGCGAATCTGGTTTTGGGAGGTACCATGGGAAGTTCTCCTTCGACACCTTCACACACGAGAAGGCGATCCTAAGAAGAAGCTTGCTCACTGAGTTCTGGTTTAGATTTCCTCCGTGGAATGACTTTAAGTTGGCACTCACCAAGTCAGCTTACCGCTTCGATTACTTTGAATTCCTGCTTGTCCTCTTGGGCTTGAAGAAAAATTCTTAA
- the LOC100253650 gene encoding aldehyde dehydrogenase family 3 member F1 isoform X3 yields the protein MAEIENLEPDLEELRESYRSGKTKEASWRKSQLKGLLTLLKEQEKDIFKALEQDLGKHYAESYRDEVGTLTKSVNLALSSLKDWMSSRKAKLPIATFPSTAEVFPEPLGLVLIISSWNFPFGLSLEPVIGAIAAGNSVVLKPSELAPASSSLLAKTIPTYLDKKAVKVIEGGAAVGEHLLRCKWDKIFFTGNPRVGRVVMTAAANHLTPVTLELGGKCPAIFDSFSSSWDKEMVIKRVLGGKFGACAGQACIAIDYILVQEGFAPTLLELLRNMTKKMFGENPRETKSMARIINKKHFLRLKNILDDPSVQSCIVHGGGVDEDNLFIEPTILMNPPLKASIMTDEIFGPLLPIITLKKIEDSIEFINSRPKALAIYVFTKNETLKRRIISETSSGSVTFNDAIIQDHFWFWKDELDI from the exons ATGGCTGAAATAGAGAATTTGGAACCGGATTTGGAGGAGCTGAGGGAGAGCTACAGGAGTGGCAAAACAAAGGAAGCCTCATGGAGGAAGTCACAACTCAAGGGTTTGCTCACTCTCCTCAAGGAACAGGAAAAGGATATCTTTAAGGCCCTTGAGCAAGATCTAGGCAAACATTATGCCGAGTCCTACAGAGATGAG GTGGGAACCCTAACAAAATCTGTGAATCTTGCATTGAGTTCCTTGAAAGACTGGATGTCAAGCAGAAAG GCTAAATTACCAATAGCTACATTCCCCTCAACAGCAGAAGTGTTTCCAGAGCCTCTTGGCCTTGTTCTCATTATCTCTTCTTGGAATTTTCCCTTTG GGCTGTCCCTGGAACCAGTGATTGGAGCAATAGCAGCAGGAAACTCAGTAGTTCTAAAGCCTTCAGAGCTGGCTCCAGCCAGCTCTTCTCTTCTAGCAAAAACCATTCCTACTTACCTAGACAAAAAAGCTGTCAAGGTCATCGAGGGCGGGGCCGCCGTTGGCGAACATCTCCTCCGCTGTAAATGGGACAAGATCTTCTTCACAG GAAACCCCCGAGTGGGACGTGTTGTAATGACTGCAGCTGCTAATCATCTAACGCCTGTTACATTGGAGCTGGGTGGAAAATGTCCAGccatatttgattcattttcaagTTCTTGGGACAAAGAG ATGGTGATAAAACGAGTTCTTGGAGGGAAATTCGGGGCCTGCGCCGGTCAAGCATGCATAGCGATCGATTACATCCTAGTCCAAGAAGGATTTGCACCCACCTTG CTAGAATTGTTGAGGAACATGACCAAGAAAATGTTTGGTGAAAACCCTAGAGAAACAAAAAGCATGGCAAggataatcaacaaaaaacatttcttaagGCTGAAGAACATTCTTGATGATCCCTCAGTCCAATCTTGTATTGTCCATGGCGGTGGGGTGGATGAAGACAACTT GTTCATCGAGCCAACGATCTTGATGAATCCTCCTCTCAAAGCTTCCATTATGACCGACGAAATCTTCGGTCCATTGCTTCCTATAATTACA TTAAAGAAGATTGAAGACAGCATTGAGTTCATAAACTCAAGGCCTAAAGCACTAGCCATTTATGTCTTcaccaaaaatgaaactttGAAGAGAAGGATAATCTCCGAGACATCATCGGGAAGCGTGACCTTCAACGATGCAATCATTCAG GATCATTTTTGGTTTTGGAAGGATGAATTAGATATATGA
- the LOC100253650 gene encoding aldehyde dehydrogenase family 3 member F1 isoform X2, whose product MAEIENLEPDLEELRESYRSGKTKEASWRKSQLKGLLTLLKEQEKDIFKALEQDLGKHYAESYRDEVGTLTKSVNLALSSLKDWMSSRKAKLPIATFPSTAEVFPEPLGLVLIISSWNFPFGLSLEPVIGAIAAGNSVVLKPSELAPASSSLLAKTIPTYLDKKAVKVIEGGAAVGEHLLRCKWDKIFFTGNPRVGRVVMTAAANHLTPVTLELGGKCPAIFDSFSSSWDKEMVIKRVLGGKFGACAGQACIAIDYILVQEGFAPTLLELLRNMTKKMFGENPRETKSMARIINKKHFLRLKNILDDPSVQSCIVHGGGVDEDNLFIEPTILMNPPLKASIMTDEIFGPLLPIITLKKIEDSIEFINSRPKALAIYVFTKNETLKRRIISETSSGSVTFNDAIIQVRIVHRLKHWILDFLSFEMVYRM is encoded by the exons ATGGCTGAAATAGAGAATTTGGAACCGGATTTGGAGGAGCTGAGGGAGAGCTACAGGAGTGGCAAAACAAAGGAAGCCTCATGGAGGAAGTCACAACTCAAGGGTTTGCTCACTCTCCTCAAGGAACAGGAAAAGGATATCTTTAAGGCCCTTGAGCAAGATCTAGGCAAACATTATGCCGAGTCCTACAGAGATGAG GTGGGAACCCTAACAAAATCTGTGAATCTTGCATTGAGTTCCTTGAAAGACTGGATGTCAAGCAGAAAG GCTAAATTACCAATAGCTACATTCCCCTCAACAGCAGAAGTGTTTCCAGAGCCTCTTGGCCTTGTTCTCATTATCTCTTCTTGGAATTTTCCCTTTG GGCTGTCCCTGGAACCAGTGATTGGAGCAATAGCAGCAGGAAACTCAGTAGTTCTAAAGCCTTCAGAGCTGGCTCCAGCCAGCTCTTCTCTTCTAGCAAAAACCATTCCTACTTACCTAGACAAAAAAGCTGTCAAGGTCATCGAGGGCGGGGCCGCCGTTGGCGAACATCTCCTCCGCTGTAAATGGGACAAGATCTTCTTCACAG GAAACCCCCGAGTGGGACGTGTTGTAATGACTGCAGCTGCTAATCATCTAACGCCTGTTACATTGGAGCTGGGTGGAAAATGTCCAGccatatttgattcattttcaagTTCTTGGGACAAAGAG ATGGTGATAAAACGAGTTCTTGGAGGGAAATTCGGGGCCTGCGCCGGTCAAGCATGCATAGCGATCGATTACATCCTAGTCCAAGAAGGATTTGCACCCACCTTG CTAGAATTGTTGAGGAACATGACCAAGAAAATGTTTGGTGAAAACCCTAGAGAAACAAAAAGCATGGCAAggataatcaacaaaaaacatttcttaagGCTGAAGAACATTCTTGATGATCCCTCAGTCCAATCTTGTATTGTCCATGGCGGTGGGGTGGATGAAGACAACTT GTTCATCGAGCCAACGATCTTGATGAATCCTCCTCTCAAAGCTTCCATTATGACCGACGAAATCTTCGGTCCATTGCTTCCTATAATTACA TTAAAGAAGATTGAAGACAGCATTGAGTTCATAAACTCAAGGCCTAAAGCACTAGCCATTTATGTCTTcaccaaaaatgaaactttGAAGAGAAGGATAATCTCCGAGACATCATCGGGAAGCGTGACCTTCAACGATGCAATCATTCAG gtccgaatcgtgcaccgtttgaagcattggattcttgacttcctgagctttgaaatggtatatagaatgtag